One window of the Oceanispirochaeta sp. genome contains the following:
- a CDS encoding MFS transporter, whose product MKVSSHILNPYKGLKREVYLIFISKTINAMGFLIIPFMALLLSTKVGLSNADTGFYVAVSGLMWAPAALIGGRLSDSIGRKKVLITGELLATAAYLVCFFLEPGMSMVYMLMAASFFFGVAGPSHDALTADLTSPEQREGAYSLNYLGFNLGFAFAQILAGFLFQNHLKIMFLIDALTALSGLMLIAFLVKEPERGNLSQERGGKNSDSESGSNRTVLAILWAKPILLVFALTICGYRFLYSQWPFLIPLHLEHNFPKEGARIFGFLGSFNALIVVVLIPVLTALLHHKSHVRKVFYAGLLFTFGFGMLGFVSMKAAFFVSVLVITLGEVLDAISVMPFIMNHSPSTHRGRMSAILPIIMGTGFYLGPVIMGSVLDHSGFRFTWFLTAVVGVVMTLIMKGIDVADGAGNG is encoded by the coding sequence ATGAAAGTCAGCTCTCATATCCTGAATCCCTATAAGGGGTTAAAACGGGAAGTCTACTTAATTTTTATCTCAAAAACAATCAATGCCATGGGGTTCCTGATCATCCCCTTTATGGCCCTGTTATTGAGTACCAAAGTCGGTCTTTCCAATGCTGATACGGGATTTTATGTGGCTGTGTCCGGATTGATGTGGGCTCCGGCTGCTTTGATCGGTGGGAGGCTCAGTGACAGCATCGGCCGAAAAAAGGTTCTCATCACCGGGGAGCTTCTGGCAACCGCTGCTTATCTGGTTTGTTTCTTCCTGGAGCCCGGGATGTCGATGGTGTATATGCTGATGGCGGCCTCCTTCTTTTTCGGTGTTGCCGGTCCCTCTCATGATGCCCTGACGGCCGACCTGACAAGCCCTGAACAGAGAGAGGGAGCCTATTCTCTGAATTATCTGGGCTTTAATCTGGGTTTTGCCTTTGCTCAGATCCTGGCAGGATTTCTTTTTCAAAACCATCTGAAAATCATGTTTCTTATTGATGCTCTGACGGCGCTGTCAGGATTGATGCTGATTGCTTTTCTGGTGAAAGAACCCGAAAGAGGCAATCTTTCACAGGAGAGAGGTGGAAAAAATTCTGATTCTGAATCAGGTTCAAATAGGACTGTCCTGGCCATTTTATGGGCAAAACCGATTCTCCTGGTCTTCGCATTGACGATCTGCGGGTACAGATTCCTCTATTCCCAATGGCCTTTCCTCATTCCCCTGCATCTGGAGCACAACTTCCCGAAGGAAGGGGCCAGGATTTTCGGCTTCCTGGGGAGCTTCAATGCCCTCATTGTGGTTGTTCTGATACCCGTTCTGACGGCTCTTTTACATCATAAGAGTCATGTCAGAAAGGTATTTTATGCGGGACTCCTCTTTACATTCGGTTTTGGAATGTTGGGATTTGTCTCGATGAAGGCTGCGTTTTTTGTTTCTGTTCTGGTCATCACACTGGGGGAGGTTCTGGATGCCATCTCTGTGATGCCTTTTATCATGAATCATTCCCCCAGTACCCACAGGGGCCGGATGAGTGCGATTCTTCCTATCATCATGGGAACTGGATTTTATCTGGGACCTGTCATCATGGGGTCGGTTCTGGATCACTCAGGATTTAGATTCACATGGTTCCTGACAGCTGTAGTCGGTGTCGTTATGACTTTGATAATGAAAGGGATTGATGTGGCGGATGGGGCAGGGAATGGGTGA
- a CDS encoding YgjP-like metallopeptidase domain-containing protein produces the protein MSRDLSVLSGYPQNLISQVETLIEQNKLEFYLKEGYPERHNVRTDKALFSYVQEIQKTYLKKAGPIHKVLYDDRIESVHSALGLHSFVSRQQGNKLKSKNEIRISSLFKNAPAPFLHMIVVHELAHLKEKDHNKDFYRLCHHMEPDYSQLEFDLRLYMINAGI, from the coding sequence ATGTCCAGGGATCTCTCCGTTTTATCAGGTTATCCGCAGAATCTTATCTCTCAGGTCGAAACTCTTATTGAACAGAATAAACTCGAGTTCTATTTGAAAGAAGGCTATCCTGAAAGACACAATGTCAGAACTGACAAAGCTCTTTTTTCCTATGTTCAGGAGATACAAAAGACATATCTTAAAAAAGCTGGTCCCATTCATAAAGTCCTTTACGACGATAGGATTGAATCTGTCCATTCAGCCCTGGGCCTGCACTCCTTTGTCTCCCGTCAACAAGGCAATAAACTCAAATCGAAGAACGAAATCCGCATCTCATCCCTCTTTAAAAATGCTCCGGCCCCATTCCTTCATATGATCGTTGTTCACGAACTGGCACATTTAAAAGAGAAAGACCACAATAAAGATTTTTACAGACTCTGTCATCACATGGAGCCTGATTACAGCCAGCTTGAATTCGACTTGAGGCTGTATATGATCAATGCGGGGATTTAA
- a CDS encoding Mut7-C RNAse domain-containing protein, producing MNEKNTITIRFYEELNDFLKKFPLKEDIQFSYHGNRSVKDLIEQLKIQIPPGVKEWCHEYSFSSECRRVYWKGSHCNILVQQIGQKIN from the coding sequence ATGAATGAGAAGAACACTATCACCATACGGTTTTATGAAGAGCTGAATGATTTTCTAAAGAAATTTCCTTTGAAAGAGGATATCCAATTCAGTTATCATGGCAACAGATCCGTTAAGGATCTTATAGAACAATTGAAAATTCAAATTCCGCCGGGAGTCAAAGAATGGTGTCATGAATACAGTTTTAGTTCAGAATGCCGGAGAGTATACTGGAAGGGCAGCCATTGTAACATCCTTGTTCAACAGATCGGGCAAAAAATTAATTAG